The sequence ATAAAATGCTGGAAACACCTTAAGGCATTAATTACTAACCTTCTGGTCACAGGTTCTATGTCTACAATGATGGTTTCCTGATTATTTATGACCTCGGCTTCCTGGAACTGCAGCATAGGTTACCAAGACCACCAACCCAAAGGCCCTTTGGGGCTTGGGCCCCTCCCAAAGCTGTCAAACTGACAAAACCCTCCAGTCCCTGAGACCTCAGGGCAGAGGATCTGTAGAAGTGTGGCCTTCTCCTCACCCTCCAGGTGGACCATTCCTCAAAATGGTCATCAGCTCTAATGATTGGGATATATTGATTATATCTAGTTAGTTCTTGACAATAAATATCTCAATCAGCACATTAAAGTTCTCTTTAATAGTGATCTGGGGCGATCTGATTGAAGTTTCATTGGGAAATGAAATATTAGTTGGGCAATGTTACCCCTCTTTACCAGAAACCTAGTGTAGGAGCTGGATTcatagcttttaaaataaattttcatagtTTTGAAAACTGTGATTCCAACTCTTTCAGTTGTAGGAGTCTGTTGAGCTAGGTTTAGAATTCTTTATGTCTGAGGCTGAGATCCTCTGGTTCCAGTGCTGAAGATACAAGGGAGTTGATCATTAAAGTGAGATGTGGAAGTTTCTTATCTTACCCCCAACCTCCTATGGTGTACctggggagaaaaaaagcagTATCTTTGTGTGAAAATTAATGTTTCACTGCCCTGATCAATTTCACTTTGAATGCAGTTGAGCGAGGGCCTTAGACCTGAATCCTGCTCTAGGAATTAAGCAATGGAAGGCTGAGACATGAAGAACTCTTGACATGGATTGGGCTAAAGGTCCAGACCTCCTTTATCAGGAATCATTTGATATGATAGCAGAAAGTCTGCTGGCTGACTGTCATTAGTTTCTTTGCTCAGGCCAAGACTGTCTGCTTGTACTTATCTGATGTATATTATCTGATGATGATATGATGTACCTCCTGTCCATGCAGGTACATGGAATGTTCAAGATTTTAGACCCTGAAGTCTTCTCAATCAACAGAGGATACCAGAATACTTCACACACAGTCTCATGCTTACACtttcacatatacatacatttacaAATATTGTATCCAAATTAGACATGCATTCCCACTCTTCATATACAATATTTCCATCCATACCCAAAtatcaataaacataaaaatgttttaatatgtcCTTTAACAGAAAATTCATCTGctagccaaataaaaaataaaagatgttggCTTTTAGATGCCTAATCCTGCCCTGTTAGGAATTTCACTGCTAAGTCAACTCTATGCTCACCTCTTGATTTACAGACAAATTTCCCCCTTAATGAgagcctcagatggtaaagcgtctacctacaatgtgggagacccggttttactccctgggttgggaagatctcctggagaaggaaatggcaacccactccagtatcttgcctggaaaatcccatggatggagaaacctggtagactacacagtccatggggttgcaaagagtcagacatgactgagcgaccatgACTAAGCAGTCTGTACTTTTAATAGTTGTATTCTGAGAACTTTGCCCTCTATTTCCTGTAAAagcatcttattttcttttattatgaaGACCCAGACTCCCCAGATAGGTTTCCTTTCCCAACTAGTTCAGCCAGAGACTGTGAGGCTTGGGTTGACATCACAATATCTCTTTTCTCAAGAGCTGTGCTtttggtgggtggggctgggggaggggggccctGGCATGAGTGATTGCCACTTAGCCTACCTTATATCAAGTATGAATTAGTAGCCACTATGGGCCTCAGCTGGGCCATATCTGGAGAACTGGGGTGGGGGTACAACATCACGAAACACCTGGCCCCAGTCTGGTCACCCATCCCCTTTGGGGCAACAAGGAAACCAGCCTGTGGCCTGAGAACTCGACACCTGAAACGGAGGCCAGAGGAAGAATTTGCCTGCCCTCACCCCTCTGCCCCTGCTTCCACCCCATCTGCCCACCCTCTAAGATCCATGCCGCATGTCATCGCTCGAACACCCAGGATGGCCCAGTGTGGGCATCATTCAGGGCTGCCTGCAGAGAAGAAGATCTCTCCAGGTGTCACTCGGGTGATAGTGCAGACACCAGGCAAGCAGGAAGACTTTGTGATAGCCAGTGATACCTCAGTGAGGCAGTTCAAGGAGAAGCTATCGGCTCACTTTAAATGCCAAATGGACCAACTAGTGCTTGTCTGCATGGGCCATCTTCTCAAAGACCATGATGTGCTGAGCCAGAGGGGCATCCTGAACGGTCACACCATCCACGTGGTCATCAAGTCTAAAAACGGCTCCAGATCCCTAGCCCATTTCTCCCGGGACCTGTCAACCAATAAACCCTGCCACCAGGACAAAAACACCAAAGGAAACAGCAGTGGGGAATACCAATCTGCTGGTGTGGGTTACACCCCAGTGGAGTCAGCTCTCTCAGAGGATGCACCCAAGGTGCATACCCAGGACTTGAAAGTGGATAGTCTAGAGCACATATCACAGATACTGGAGAATCCTAGCATCCAGCAACTGCTGTCCAACACAGACTTCATGAGACAGTTCATCTCAGAACACCTAGACATGCAGCAATTGATGCAGCAGAACCCAGAGGTCTCACACATCCTTGACAATTCTGAGATCCTGTGGCAGACTCTGGAGCTGGCCAGGAACCTGGCAGTGATTCAAGAGATAATGCAGATCCAGCAACCTGCACAGAATCTTGAGAGCCCACCGAACCCACAGTCATATGTAGGCTTGGAGAGTGTCCCAGGATGGGATAATGCCTCAGGTCAGAGTTCTGCTGATTTCAATCATCAGATGCTCAACAGCGCACAAGATCCATTTGGGGGCAACATTTTCACAGGTCTCCTGGGAGGACAAGTGCCAGAGCAAGTCCAGTTTTCAATCCCGTCTCCACCACCATCCCAGGAATGGCAGGAACATCTCCCACAGCCCCCTACAGCCCGAGTCATCCATGCTAGTTCTCGAGGTGTATCTTCAATCACTTCAGCCAATTCTACCCCCAACATGGCAAATCATACTTCCAGGGCCAGTACTTCTAACTCCACTAATGGTCAGAGTCATACTTGTGCAGTGGAGCAGCCAATTGGGATACCAGACTTACCTAGCAGAGAGCTCAACCAGCTGCCCCAGGCagaagacaaagatgccaccattTCTATAGATAGCTCTAACCAGAAATTAGATGATCTCCAGCAGTCAAATGAGCAGACCAGCTCCCAGATCACAGGAAGCATGATGCAACTGCTTTTGAACAacccttccctggcagcccagatgATAATGTTCATGAGTGTGCCCCAGCTGAGTGAACAGTGGAGGCAGCAACTGCCTGCATTTCTGCAGCAGACTCAGTTTTCTGATATGCTTATAGCTCTAGCCAACCCTAAAGCATCACAAGCAATACTGCAGATTGAGCAGAGTCTGCAGCTGTTGGCCACTGAGGCTCCTATTCTTCTACCCTGGGTTGCCTCCTACTTATGGGGCCTGGGCTGGCTTCCTGCACCCAGCTGCAGCTACCCTGACACAGTGCCCTGGGCCTGGGATGTGCCCAATATGGCTGAGCCTAAAGGACCTGAGTCCTGTCCAAAATCGGGAACAGTCCTacagaggctacagtccctagCTGGAGACCCTTCCCACCTTCTACAAACCCCTGAGACTCGTTTCAGCAAGCAAATGGAATATCTCCAGGCCCTGGGATTTGCAAACCATCATGCCAATCTTCAGGCCCTCATTGCCACCGAGGGAGACACCAGTGCTGCCATCCAGAAGCTCAGGAGATCCCAGGGATCCTAACCACTGGGTCTACGTATTTGCTTGGCTACCTGCCTGCCAACCCGTTTGACTACCTCATCTGCCTTCATCTTTTCTGGTGCTTCTGGTGCTTCAGGAGAAGTCCTAGAATGGGGAAAACCAAACAGTGCTTTCTTTACTGAATAATAGACCATTGGCCATAGCTGAGAGATCTGTCAATAAAATGGCTACATCAACTTGACCCCATCTGAAGTTtggccatttttttccccccagaaaagGCAATTGTCAGTGTGTAATAACACTACTTCATGTACCATACatgcatgagcacacacacacacacaatcacatgcatatattaaaatagaaaagcatATTTGCACCCATAGAATTACATGTACAGACATCATGCCATGCTCATGTGCCATATTCAAGAACATGCACATATAATCTcaaacacatatgtacacatggcTAACAGCCAAAGATTCATATATATAGGCATATAAAGTCACCACACAGTACACATAATCATGTGTATAGACAGCTGCACACCAATACTTAGAGACCCAAAACAGACCCACATGTAGGGAAGACAGTCATAACATATGAAAAGAGGgaactacatgtatgtgtgttcagtggtatccaactctttgcaacctcatggactacaatttgccaggctcctctgtccatggaattcttaaggtaagaatactggagtggattgccatttcctactctaggaaaTTCAGCTGAATGTATAGCTACATGAGGTGTTGATAAGTGCTATAAAGAAAAATGCAGTGGATAAGCTGTTCTAAGTGGGGGATCATCAAGGAAGGCCTCTCTGAAAGGAGACAGTTGAGTAGAAATCACAAGGACTTGGGAGAGCAAAACATACAATTCCAGGCAATGTTCCAGGCAGAGAAGCCTGCATAAGAGGAAAAGCTGTGAGATAACAGTACTCTTGTTGTGTTTGAAGAACGTGGGATGGTGTAGCTGGAGAGGAGTGAACTTAAAAATGAAGGGGGAAAGAGAATTATTAGAAATCATGAAAAGCTTTGTAGATCTGGTGATCACTTTGGATTTTACTATGAATACACAAGAAAATTATTGCTAGATTTTAGCAAAGGGATAGAGTAGTTCAATATGTCAGTCTGGCTGCTGAGAGGGGAATACTGTTGGAGAAGAGTAAGCTGGAAGCAGGAACACTAGTTCTAGCATGTGAGAGACAGTGGTGTCTGGGGCAGGAGCAGAGGATGAAGTGAGAGATATTCAGATTTGTGTTGTCCTCACAGGTCACCCATCTTTCAGCCCCGATGTAACCATCAGCAAGACTAACGGAAGCTCCATTAAGCTCCCAGTGCTTCAGGAAATCTGCTGACAAAGATCCCACTCCACCACCATGACCTATCAAAAAGAAACAGGTcaaagaaatgaagtgaagtgatagacagtcatgtctgattctttgtg comes from Dama dama isolate Ldn47 chromosome 1, ASM3311817v1, whole genome shotgun sequence and encodes:
- the UBQLNL gene encoding ubiquilin-like protein — its product is MPHVIARTPRMAQCGHHSGLPAEKKISPGVTRVIVQTPGKQEDFVIASDTSVRQFKEKLSAHFKCQMDQLVLVCMGHLLKDHDVLSQRGILNGHTIHVVIKSKNGSRSLAHFSRDLSTNKPCHQDKNTKGNSSGEYQSAGVGYTPVESALSEDAPKVHTQDLKVDSLEHISQILENPSIQQLLSNTDFMRQFISEHLDMQQLMQQNPEVSHILDNSEILWQTLELARNLAVIQEIMQIQQPAQNLESPPNPQSYVGLESVPGWDNASGQSSADFNHQMLNSAQDPFGGNIFTGLLGGQVPEQVQFSIPSPPPSQEWQEHLPQPPTARVIHASSRGVSSITSANSTPNMANHTSRASTSNSTNGQSHTCAVEQPIGIPDLPSRELNQLPQAEDKDATISIDSSNQKLDDLQQSNEQTSSQITGSMMQLLLNNPSLAAQMIMFMSVPQLSEQWRQQLPAFLQQTQFSDMLIALANPKASQAILQIEQSLQLLATEAPILLPWVASYLWGLGWLPAPSCSYPDTVPWAWDVPNMAEPKGPESCPKSGTVLQRLQSLAGDPSHLLQTPETRFSKQMEYLQALGFANHHANLQALIATEGDTSAAIQKLRRSQGS